In Rhodothermales bacterium, the genomic stretch TCCTCCGGGCGGACTCATGCGCCGCCGCGCTTTCCGCGCGGCGCTCCAAGGACGGTCGCCGGCCTACCCAACCCGCCAGGCCGGCGGCGGACTCATTGCCATGCCACCGGGGCTCTTGTACATCTAACACTTAAGGAGGTATATCTATGGCACGAGGTATCAACAAGGTTATCCTGATCGGAAACCTGGGGCAAGACCCCGAACTGCGCTACACCGCCAGCGGCACCGCCGTCTGCAACATGCGGCTCGCCACGAACGAGTCCTACAAGGACGCGGATGGCAACATGGTCGACAAGACCGAATGGCACACGGTGGTGGCCTGGAGCCGTTTGGCCGAGATCTGCGGCGAGTACCTGAAGAAGGGCTCCCAGGTCTACTTCGAGGGCTCGCTCCAGACGCGGTCGTACGACGACAAGGACGGCAACACGAAGTTCACCACCGAAGTCAAGGCCCGCGAGATGATGATGCTCAGCGGCAAGGGAGACGGCAACGGCTTCTCGGGCGGCGGATCGATGGAGGGTGGCGAAAGCAGCAAAGGAAGCTTCCGGCCCCGCGCAGGCGCCGGCGCCGCGAAACCAAGCGGCGGTAGCGGCAACAGCCCGGACTCGTTCGACCCGGACGACGACCTGCCGTTCTGATCGGTTGCACTTGACGCAAGAATGTGACGTGACAGCCCGGGTGCGTGCGCGAAGGCCAATCCCCTTCCCCCGCACCCGGCTTTACACCCCTCTTTATCTCCCCTCATCGCTGATGAGCCGGAGCAACGCCGGGCTCGCCGCCCATTCGTACTGCAGGACCCCCACGGATCCAAAAAACCCGTAGCCATTTTCCACATTCGTAAAGGCCGTCGGCAAGGCCA encodes the following:
- a CDS encoding single-stranded DNA-binding protein, with translation MARGINKVILIGNLGQDPELRYTASGTAVCNMRLATNESYKDADGNMVDKTEWHTVVAWSRLAEICGEYLKKGSQVYFEGSLQTRSYDDKDGNTKFTTEVKAREMMMLSGKGDGNGFSGGGSMEGGESSKGSFRPRAGAGAAKPSGGSGNSPDSFDPDDDLPF